The DNA window TGGCAGTGGGTTGATATAATCTtaatggaccagtgagggggcctAATCCAAAAGGCTAGCGATCCAGGATAAGATGGCAAACTGGATCCATAATCGGTTTGGTAAATGGaggctcttgtgtcttggtgtgagcttgcaggcgcctcagattgaagagactgccatccgtgcggtaccggatgtaagcagcgtcttcattgttgaggtctttcatggcttgtttcagcatcatgttgaagaagattgaaaagagagttggtgtgagaacgtagccttgcttcacgccattgttaatggagaaggattcagagagctcattgctgtatctgacctgaccttgttggttttcgtgcagttggataaccatgttgaggaactttggggggcattcgaggtgctctagtatttgccaaagccctttcctattcacagtgtcgaaggctttggtgaggtcaacaaaggtgatgtagagtcctttgttttgttctctgcacttttcttggagatgtctgagggcaaagaccatgtcagtagttcctctgtttgcgcgaaagccgcactgtgattctgggagaacattttcggtgacgctaggtattattctatttaggagaatcctagcaaagattttgcctacaATGGAGAGcaccgtgattcccctgtagtttgagccagctgatttctcgcctttgtttttgtacagggtgatgatgatggcatcacgaaggtccggaggcagttttccttggtcccagcagagcttgaaaaactcgtgcagtttggcatgcagagttttgccgccagccttccagacctcttgggggattccatccatacctgctgctttgccacttttcagttgttcaattgccttgtatgtctcttcccgggtgaggacctcatccagctctagccttaagggctgttgagggagctggagcagggcagattcttggactgagcggttggcactgaaaagagattggaagtgttctgaccatcagttgaggatggagatcttgtcgctgaggaggactttgccgtctgagctttagttgcccattcagagccagctcttcagcgcttgacgtcctgttttgcggaaactgccaaaatgtttggcctggaagtcagcctgaagaaaactgaggtcctccatcagccagctccccaccatgactaccagcccccccacatctccatcgggcacacaaaactcaaaacggtcaaccagtttacctatctcggctgcaccatttcatcggatgcaaggatcgacaacgagatagacaacagactcgccaaggcaaatagtgcctttggaagactgcacaaaagagcctggaaaaacaaccaactgaaaaacctcataaagattagcgaatacagagccgttgtcatacccacactcctgtttggctccgaatcatgtgtcctctaccggcatcacctacggctcctagaacgcttccaccggcgttgtctccactccatcctcaacattcattggagcgacttcatcaccaacatcgaagtactcgagatggcagaggccgacagcatcgaatccactctgctgaagatccaactgtgctgggtaggtcacttctccagaatggaggaccatcgccttcccaagatcgtgttatatggcaaggtctccactggccaccgagacagaggtgcaccaaagaagaggtacaaggactgcctaaagaaatctcttggtgcctgccacattgaccaccgccagtgggctgatcttgcctcaaactgtgcatcttggcgcctcacagttcagcgggcagcaacctccttggaagaagaccgcagagcccacctcactgacaaaagacaaaggaggaaaaactcaacacccaaccccaaccaaccaattttcccttgcaaccatgactgcctgtcccgcatcggacttgtcagccacaaacgagcctgcagctgacgtggacattacccctccataaatcttcatctgcgaagccaagccaaagaaatggaggcagtgagTGATAGTGGTGGATTGTTTATGTAATTGGAAGCTTGGGCCTAGTAGAGCACCAGAGATGGTGCTGGGTGAACAGTTGGTTGGATATGTGAATGACATTGATACAAATACAGGAAGCATGATCCATAAGTTGCACATTATAATTGTTGATGTTCGTGCTGGAATTATGCAGTTTATAGTTGTCACAGAGAGGTATAAGACAGAAGCTAGCCCATCAGTCCTCAGTCTGTGATGACCATTAATGACCAAATTGTATGAATTCTACATTAATCCCAATATATAacaacatacagtaaaacccttggtatctgtcAGTTATGGGAATGGCAGAAGCCAGATAAAttagttttccagttgcttgaagttACATAATCGATGAACTGACTGCTagggggggtgccaattttaaacattccgtattttttaccatttgattttccataattttttttgccagacAAGTGGTTTTACTGTAATAATTTAATACAATTAAATTTGAAACTTGAAACTTATTTATTCTTCCAACAGTCTCATCAGATAACCGACAGATCTGCACATCCTTGGGACATGGAAGGAAACCCATGTCCACAGGGAGAAGGTGCGAAGTCCATACAGTCAATACCCCATATCAGGATTGAACCAGAGTCTCTAATGCTGCGAGAGTTGGCTCCACTACCTGCATCAATCTGGCCACcctgaaatattttaatttgagtAAGTGGTCATCTGGAAATGGTGTGGCAACGGTCGCTCAACAGGGCAAAAGGTTGGGTCAATTTCCAAAAAGCACTTTCATTTCTTATTTTGGTGCAAAGAGAGATTTGTGTTTTGTAATATGGGTGTGGCCAGAATAAGTCGCTGGAACTCTGGAATGGGTGCTTTGAGTTAATAAGGCCTTTCAATGTAAACTGATTTAATGCTGCTTTTAGGTGCAGAGTGATTTAATGCTGCTTTCCTTGGCCATTATACTTCAAGGCTAATGTATACTTCACATCACTTTGATTTAACAATAAGGTAACATGAAATGCTTCATTATATTCATTGCATCGATTGGATAGGAGTGGGAGTTAAGTGAATAATTTTCcagtaaaactccaataattTGACACACTTGGGATTTTGAGGGTGCCAGATTTGCGGCAATTAGATATTATTCTTATTCAACAAGGAGTGAcacggttagctcaatgctgttacagcaccagtatttggaactggggtttaaatcctgcgctgtctgtaaggggtttgtacgttccctctgtgtctgcatgggtttcttcctggTACTCTAGTTTCCTCTttcaaaaagtactggggttgtaggtcaaatgaacagcacaggctcatggactggcagggcctgttaccatgcaatatatctaaatttaaaaaaaattaaatttaaatacactgtagcactgctaaaggcagagcttctgaaataaatgctgtccaaaCCAAGAAAGTAAACCAGTACCTACCATTTATTCAAACACCTCGCGTTTCTTTTTTAGGGGAGGTGACAAGCTCATGGGAGccatgtcataatgctgctgtgaggatTGACTGTTCCCCTGGCAACACGCTCCTGCAGCCTTGAACTTCTGGGTGGTGGGGAAAAGCCCCTGTGCCCTGCCGTGCTGGCTGTTCGCTACGGTAAATTTGGCCCGTCATGTGCAGGGTTGACCCGGTCCACTACATCACTTTAAATTTGTTATTTTCTTAGATGTTACCGGACACGGTGATAACTTTTTCGTAAGCCCAATTTTTAAATGGTGTTTTGGAAAGGGCTCCAATGAGTTTCAGAAGAGGGCTGGCAACATCAGCTTTGACCCCGATGCCAAACCACTGGGGGTTTCAGTATGGCATAATATTGGTGCTTTGTTGCACACTGAATAAATTTATCTCAATTTAGTGATTGGTGAGAGTGTTAGTTATTTTTATCCTACCTGGGAAATGACAGGATTAATCAGTCAAGAATTCTCCTTCCTGCTGCTAAGTTTCTTCTTAAAAGTATCCATCAGGGGATTTAGTGGGGACTTGATGGTTGATGTTTCTGGATTAGAATGGGTTATAGAGAAAGGCCACAATTTGTGTAGCAGTTTGCACAATGCTGCTtgcgccagcgactgggatttgaatctggcacgGTCTATAAggaattctccccatgtctgcgtgagttttctcccactgttcaaaatgaactggggattgtaggtcaatcgggtggcacgggctcgtgagctggaaaggcctgtatttctaaatttatttatatttttcatGCCTTCTATATGTTAATTTATCTTGATGTTAATCAGGAAACGGCAGATGTCTTCATAATAAACCTTTTGAAAACTGGTTAACCTGGCAGCTCTTCAACCTAAAGAGTTTCCAAGTGTTCATCAACTGAACATGTCACATAGTGCTGCCCTGGAAGATTTAATGTATGTTTTGTTTCTCTGGTACATTTTTTCCATGTGGCTGTTGCAATTCAAAGCATAAATGTGTAAGTTTATTTCATCAtaacaacaaaaaacaaacatTCCAATTAttggctttatttttttttctaggaTGCTCTTTTCAATGAAACTCCTGGCTATTTTTTTCACCACTAATATGTGGAACCTGGAAggcaaataaataattaataatcctgcggtttaaaaaaaaccagagagGGGCAATCTCCTGAAAACATGCATTGTAATGGAGACAAACTTAAATTGTGGGCAGGTAAATGTTTCCCCAAAAATCATTGAATTGGAAAGAATTTCCTGTAACCCCTTATACCTTGCATTTTGGCCCTTGTCACAAAACTTGGGTTCTATTATTACAGCTAAAACCACATAAAGGAAATGTAAAATGTATTGTCTAGTTCAGCACTACCCACAGAGACTGCACTGAAATGGTTGATCTCAGTAATGTGACTGATATTAAAAGCAGTACCTGCCTTTCTTAACATTAGTCAGGTTGTCCCAAAGTGTTTTGGAGCCAAAGTGTTTTGGAGCCAAAGTGTTTTGGAACCAAAAGGGCCTTTTCCTGTGAAATTCTAGTCCATGCCCTATGTTCTAAAGCACCTTTCAAATGCAGTCAGTTTTGTGATGTTGGTAGCTGTATGAAAGAGCACTACAGATTTTTGCTTGAGAACCTGTGCTTGGAGAGTTGCCAGTTTAAAATTTAGGTGATCGCAATGATGATTccaaaagtaaaacacgaaaatctgtagtcACTGTGGTTCAAGTAAAaacgcacaatgctggagaaactcagcagatcaaaccgtgtcctttatagagcaaaggtgaaAGAACAtaattgacatttcaggcttgagccctttatcaaggtaatgATAATTCCATTCATTAGAATAAGATGAACATTATTGTGTCTTCCATTGGCAGATTACAGTTTTGCCCAAGCATTAATGTAAAATATTTAGCACTTTTAACAACACAATTTCCACAATGTATTTGATTTCCTCCTATTCCCACAAAGCTATATTTCAACAAATTATCCAATATATTTTGCGGTAAATTAATGTAGATTTGCATTCAGATCTTGATGCCTTAAATTTGTTTAAAAGGCCTTCAAAGGACCCAAATCAGAAATGGGATACATGTCATGGGTTCAATGGATGCAGCTATTAATGAATCTGtacaccccctccataaatcttcgtccgcgaagccaagccaaaggaacaCCCTATATCAGTTAACACCCCTCTCTTGGATGTCTCCATTTAAATCTtgtgattaaatgttttaaatgggTTGTGTCTACTGTTTTGGCAGCATTATTATATTTGCTTTTCTTATTGCAGCTGTTTTAATATTTTTAGCTTTGAATTATCACAttcaaattcatcattaatcattTGAAGGTGTGCTTCTACAATTCCACTTGTCGGCTAGTTTTGCTTTATCTGAAAATTATTATTTCCCTCCTCTGCTTGTGACACTCAGGAAGAATGCATGTGTGAAATACATAGTTATATTAAAGTTTTAATTGAAATTCTGTGGAATCTTTCCTTCTCCAACAACtctagacaacaattttttttttgcttcctgaaaaaaattggggattttgatggacaacttcaagatgaacacaaaaggTGATTTCAGAGTTGCTGTATCACGTAgtaagttggaaaaacattaaattaacttttattgaatttagcctgtttaaccaCATAAcagtgctgacacattgcgttagttgaACTGACTTAAAaacgttttgccgctgattttcatttgatgcctctcgtgtcagtttGAACAAAAGTCAGCCagtgttgatggattccagttgtcctgatactgCTTTTTTTTCCATAGTCGCAATGTCTTGGtcaaacctttcaccacgtttggCACCGAGATCagaagggaagaagtccaagtgcaaatgcaaaaaatgaattttcaatgacatgtttgcatttcatggttttgtatgcttgaaacatgttaaaaatatgacaggaaacacAAAAAAAGTTATCTAAACAGCAGTatatgataggaaatttttaaaagtgatttttgtgatcaacaatccagaatccataaaatacacccaaaagtgttcaggaagcaaaatcttaattgtccagtgtaataatAGGGCCTGAAAGACATACATTTGAATTTGGAAGCCTTTAGGAGTACTTGAGGTTTTGGATGGATATTACAAACCTTAGCAATGGTCTTTATAGTCATGACAGCAGTCATCATGTTTGGAGCAGCTTGTAGTACAGCTGCAGGGAAAACTATGTGAATAGGCACCACATCGTCCTGCACAAGAACTCATATCAACCCCCTCGCAACTGCAAGGACCACCAGAGATTCCACCACTGATGCCGATGTACCTTTCTGGCTTGTAGTAGGTGTCCGGGAGCTTAGCTGCAAGAGGAAGAGAAATTTAGATGAGAGATGAGTAATCTTCACTTTGCAAGAATTGTGAAGCAAGCAGTTTGATGGTGGTCTTATTTTGTTTTTTACAAAAATCATGTCTACTTGGCTAGACCCAGGAGCTTCTTCCAACTTGGTCTCTGGACCAAGAAGATGCCCCTGTGTAATGTGGGTTGTGCAATATGCAGACAACCTGCCACACTTGCACAATGactttatgggtttttttttcacataTAGCCACTGCAttcaggaaattattgccattttcccagaGAACATGCTGCGTAAAAAGGTCAGAACGGGAATGAAGATGCCATTCCCGTcctgatattttacctcctcgacccccaGTAAATTTCCTGGAATGCCTGCAGCCTAAAGTTAACTGCAGCCATTCTgtgaacaatgggttaatgaataGCACAAATCGATGATGTGCATTTCAAGTCCCGCCTCTTTAATTACCGCACCTCCGGTACGTTGCCTTAACTCGTTTAAGGAAACCGAGATTTTGAGTTTTGGAAATTCGTGTGTGTGAACGACCATTACTGAAATGGACATTCTTCAGACCAGTAAAACCACGCAAATTCgatcttaaaaaaaacatttgacaaCTACCAAAGCCCTGACCCAAGCTCAACAGCAGCCAATGTGCCTTTAACATTCGCAGCTACTTAAATAATATTTAAGACTTGTTAATAATTATTTGAATCATTTATAAGGACCCATGCTCTAAAACAACAAATATTGAAGCTAGCCAAAGTATTTAATAAAAAGGCAATTTAACTCTTCCCTTGCAGCTGATGTCTCCCATACATTTTTACTTGTCTGAGGTTTAATCCAATACAGGACTAGTATTCTGCAGTCTGATGAACATACTATACATAAGTCGTGGGAAGGAGGGCCTGGTAAGGGGAAAGTTATCAAGTTAAGTAGAAAGGGCAAGGTGATAGATTAGGACATCAAAATGGACATTAATAACCAGAATTTGTTAAGAAGAGGATAGATACTGAGCAATAAGAAAGGGTTACTTAATAATCTAAGAGACATTTAAAGGGACAGTGATCATATGATAAAATCTTGTAAAGTAAGAAAGCTTTGGAGGAATTAATAAGATCGCTCTACCTGTAATAGGTAGAGTGCTAAAAAGATTCAGCAAGTTAATTCCAAATTAGTCAGATTGGATTTATAATTCTAAAATTGAGAAGAATCTGATTGACACATGCTCTATTCTACAGGACTGATGCAGGGATTATGTTTCCCCTGGTTAGGCTATGGCTGGGAATAACTTTAGTACTGGACAGGCACCAGAACTTTCAGTACCGTTACTCTTTTtttaggggtggggggaggggaatgtgTATTCTCCCAATACTACATTCAATTTCAGCGATAAGAGTGGTCAGTTTCCTCATCTTCCCCACAGTCTTTGCTCTCATTCAGAGACTTCAAGAATGACATTGCCATTAGACACGTGCAAGAGCCAAGGTTTCTAAAATACTGCTTTCCAAATCTTCATAAATGCCTTCCTTATGGTCACTAATGACTTCAGTTATAACCAGTTCTAGCTGATTAACCAACTACTTTATTTTACTTAAAAATTAAACCAAATTGAACAAATGAATATTTTAAACCAAATGACATCGTTATTCAACAAAGCCCGCATTTATAGAAACAGCAGGTGGCAGAATGCACACCCTTGTATTTGCTGGTCCCACACCTGAGTCAAAAGACTTCAATTGACTGGTACTATACCAACATGAAACTGGATATTTATGCCAGCTTTTAGCAGTAACCCAACTGCCTCAGAATGGCTTCCTCTGGCCCTGCAAATTCATCTGGTAGAGGCTGGTACTTACTTTAATGGAGGAGGCTTTGCTGGCCTAAGTCTTTACCCACATCAATGCTGGAAAGTTCAAAGCCAACCTGTAGCgcatcaaatgactcaaagacttgttgagtcaaaccaaggcttttattaacaaaagactggagcgtattacattgaggtcaaccagtccagactgacccaggtctggttaggagcacccTTTAATGACCTGCAAGTAGGCGTGCCTAtggttctcagccaatcactactactctatgtaaatatatacaaatagatACAATGGTGATCgtattctgtactatcacataaccCATGTATGTCCAATTGCAGAAAAACGAGTATCTGCCGCCAGATTCCAGCTGGGTGAATGTAATGTTCCTCCAACCTAAGATTCTATACAAGTGCTCCGCAGACTTGCCAGAATTCTACTTCTGGGGTCTGCCAGTTTAGATCTGCTGCACAATCTATGAGCCCTTTCTCATTAAGGGGGTCTGTGTCTgagagaatataagaaatagcagTCGGCCGCccggcccgttgagcctgctctgccattcgtgGCTGATCTGAGAATAGGCTCATCTCCTCCTACTTGTCTCTTCCTCATATCCCTTGTGGGGAGGTGGAAAGGTAAGgtcatttacattttattttgtaattctttacttttaaaaagttatttaaatttttaatacaTCAAAAAGATTACTAGTTTCACTT is part of the Narcine bancroftii isolate sNarBan1 chromosome 12, sNarBan1.hap1, whole genome shotgun sequence genome and encodes:
- the LOC138746675 gene encoding uncharacterized protein, producing MANWIHNRFGKWRLLCLGVSLQAPQIEETAIRAVPDPPHISIGHTKLKTVNQFTYLGCTISSDARIDNEIDNRLAKANSAFGRLHKRAWKNNQLKNLIKISEYRAVVIPTLLFGSESCVLYRHHLRLLERFHRRCLHSILNIHWSDFITNIEVLEMAEADSIESTLLKIQLCWVGHFSRMEDHRLPKIVLYGKVSTGHRDRGAPKKRYKDCLKKSLGACHIDHRQWADLASNCASWRLTVQRAATSLEEDRRAHLTDKRQRRKNSTPNPNQPIFPCNHDCLSRIGLVSHKRACS